The genomic stretch CTATTCACCCACTTGCTGTGTTATATGCCGCTGCCAATCAgatacagtattttgtttttttatgaaACCATCAGAGCACTCCAAAATGACTTGATTCTGGACTTTAGAGGGTTAAGAGAAGGACCTATCTGGGGTGGCAAGCACCTTGATTacagtttggggatttttttggTGGGTGAATATCTAAGAGGTTGTTTGTTTCTGGGTCTCCCACACTCCCCGTTAGttcaagaaaaataataaaattatctAGAACAACCCGCATGGTGCAACATATAAATGTACATTAAATATAAATAATGCATTAATTACAGAAGTGATGAAACAATGGAAATGAAAACCACCACATAATAATAGTTCCATTCGTCATTAAGTAAGGCAGTCAGGAATAACGGTCTACAATTACTTTTGAGCTCTGCTGGTTAATCTCATGTACAGTAAGATAGATCACTGAGGGCCAAGCTAGATGTGATGAGACAGTGGAATGCAGTGAGGTTTTCAAACATAAACTGGTCAGCTGGCTTCCTCTAGTCCCTGCTGtgtggtctgaaggcacatgattcaACAGCTTTGCCAAAATTAAGCAAGCCTGAGTCTAGTCAGTGTCTGGATGGCACAACACCTgtgatgatgtgccttgtcacCGAACTCGGTGGAGGATGTGGGAATGGAAGTACAATACTGCTCTCAAAATTTACTTGGAGGGAAAAAAGTCAACATTTTTGAGCTTGGTTAGATTTATGAGGCGCTTTCCCCTCCCTTCACAGTTCATTGTGTCTTGAAAATGTTGTTCCTGTCAAGTTGTATTTGTTTAACACTCCTTTTGGCAAGAGTAAAATCCTCTTGACTGCCAAGAGTTTGCATTCCACACAGGAGCATAAGAGTGGGTGGAAAGCCTTTCTACAGGGACTGGAAATACTCTGCTCTTTAAGGGCCAAAGTAGACATGATGGCATCAGAACAGAGTGTCAGGGTTGAGTTGCTGCCACATTCTTAGGaagtggggaagggaaaggggctGCAGCAAACCTCCATTCCATCCACCCATCCTTTCCTCCAAAAACTGCCATTTTTCTCCTGATTAGATTCTATAACTGTTAACTTCCACCAGAAGAAAAACCAGTTTTAAAGCATGCATTTGAGAGGAAAGTGCAAGATTCAGCTTCCCCTTTCTGTTTTTCTGTGTTGCTCTTCAGATCTCACACCCTCCAACCCACCACTGCTTTATATGGATTCAGCAAAACCTCATTTGAGTCATGCTTCCATCCTGTCTATTTGCACCCAAAACATGGCAAATAATACATCACTCTTGAGATGTCCAAGCTGGAGAGCCCTAGTGAGTTACATTCACAGCAATTTATTAAATCTCATGGTAGTGGTTCTATTTGTACCCGCCCTCTGTGATTTGATCGCAAGTGTGGGAGCTATAATAAGAATTGGTAATTTCTGTGTCAGAATAATCTTGCATATCCCTGGTGAGATGCAGTTAAAGAGAGTGGAGGATGTCTCCAAGGAAATATAAGATTCCACAGGACCCCAaatttgtgttttttcccccttctctgcaCAGGGAAGGAGGATGAATAATATGGTAATTTTGTAGGGCAtggaatctcacctctgcctaGTTCTGCAAATTCACTGGGCACACAGGGAGGATCCCAAGAACTACTCCCAAGATCCTCTTCATCCTGCCAGTCTTGAAGATCCAATGGGCAAAGGTGGAGGACAAGGGAAGGTGGTGGCATGggcaggacacacacacacacacacacacacacacacacacacacaggatttgGGCACTGCTTCAGATCTGACCTTTATTGAGTGCATGGGCATTGCTTGTCTATTCCATCTACCTGTCATTGGCATTTCTGGCCATCAGTCTTCATCACTAACCATATtctagtgcccaatcctatgggcctttgaCAACAAAGTATCTCCTGATATGCTGTTGTAAAAGGTCCAGTAATTGTGTGAAAATCGCACCACTGCCAAACCACTTGCAGCTTCTACCTCAGAGCAACAGTAGCTCTGCACTCCTGCTACTGTGGAGTTGACTCTGGTAAGTCATCAGCAGGGGCATGTCaagggctgggagagggagggcagaggacagTTCAGGAGCCCCCAGTGAcagtgacttgtgccaggatcctatcccttctttcaTAGTCTgtccctcccctttcttttcttttctttcctttcttttctttgacatatgccagctccatagctggcatgggtctgagtaaacccataggtggccagaaggtctatacagaggtaaaaaaaaaaaagctttgttttgccttctggttgccccccaccccatagcATGGTGCGCAgactctgttggtgcagctgcatgctatggactggcagaggataggattgggctgttaattatttgTTTTGAAAAACAAGGCTCCAGTTGTATGTTCTATTATTTTGCCTTAGTGTGGTGCCATACCTGATGCTTTCTACTGACTGTGTTCTCTTCAGGTCAGTGTAGCCAGGGTTGGTAGGATACACCTCAagcttttgcatatttttttttgtaaaatattcACTGCAAATGAATATGTGgattacctggagatgctgtgtATGACTCTGGGCTCCTCTTCTGCCTCAGTCTCCCATATGCCTGCTGGCAAAAGCACAGCAATTTAGCTGCCAAAAATAGTTGGAGTGAGACAACACAATGTTAAAGAACAGGTCATTATTACAATCAGTAACGGACAGCTGGAGGGCAAATGTACGATGGGGATTAAAGCTCAATGATCTGTGACCTAAAGAATCTATTTCTGTAAAAGTCGGGAAGGCTGTTAGAAAAATGATGGGAAAAGGCTCTTACTgttattatttaaaatacttatataccaGTTTTCAAGAGCTGCTGGGGAAAATACTAtgcttttatatttagcaaggagagagctACTCCCTCTCCTTACTAAATATAAAAGAGAACCATTAATTAAAATGTGCCACTTTGCCCCATTAACAGGGGTTAACCCTTCATCATCTTGCTGGTTTTTGCCAGCTGTGCAAGATTTTCAGGGCTACATTTTGGACATGTCTTTGAACAGCAGGACTGTGACCTTAACTGGGGTAATAGCACTGTGTCACAAACCTGACTATTTAAACAGCAGCTCTCACAACTGATTTACAGACATACTAGAGACATACCTGGCAGAACATTCACCTCCACCTTGCACAGGGTGTTCTTGGTTCCCAAGAAGTCTGTCTTGCACTGGTACAAACCGGCATCCTGCAGCTTGAGAGGGTTAATGGTCACTGTGAGGATCCCCTCTTGGATGTTGTCAGAGATGGAAGTGGTGCCATTCCTCTTCTTGAGGAATTGCATCCAAAAGCGCCGGGCACTGACAATATACTGACACTCTGTCTTGCTGATGTGCTTGCACCAACTCTTCTCTCTCCATTGGTTCTCCTTGGGGTTGTAGGTGCAGTTGATAGAGATGGACTTCCCTTCAACACCATTCACCACTACAGTCTCCTCTGAAACATATGTTTCTAGGAAGGGGATAAGGTATATGTTCCATTCTTCCATTTTTGTCTTAAGAACTGAATCAGTTATGACATTGACACCACCcttcccacagatactgaatgaCCCACCTGTTCCAGGCTTAACCTCCATGAGTTCTGCATAAATGAGGAAATGATACCTAGATGCAGGAGGATAAATTGCTGAATTGCGTGTGAGTTGCTCTAGTAGTCAATAACTGTGTGAATTCAGCTTGCACCAGGCACTGAGTTATTTAAAGTTTCTTCAGACAGAGAGGGCAACCCACCCACCAGCTGCATCACTGTAGGCAAGAAAATTGGGCTCTGTTGACAAAAATGGAACCTAGGGGTTATATTAGACACTTCATTCACACATACCACTTATGGGACAGAGTATCCCAATATGAGGGCAGGGGATGAACAGCCTGAAACTCAGCCACTAGTTATGAAAGAAGGTTGCATTTATACATGGTAAAAAAGTTAGACAAAAGATGCGTTATACCACATGGGAAAAACAAGGAAGACAACATTAAAAAACAGAATATTATGAATTGCAAGGAAGGTGAATTGGTTTAAACATAAACTTCAGCACAATCCTTGCAATTCTATAtgtatttacttggaagcaagtcccattctgttcaattggacttacgacctagtaagtgtgtttaggatgtAGCTCTTCGTAATTGGCAATAAAGGGTATGCTATGTCCTGCTGTTGCTTCAGATAGCAGTTTACAGAAAGGGTGTCATTTTTCCTTCCTCTAATCTCTCTAGCATGTGCAATTGTCTTTTTTGCTTCAGGTGCAGATTCATCCAAGTCAGGTATTATGCTATGCAATCATGAGTGTTCAGTGGCTGATCTGCCCAGATGGTTCTTCTGATGAGCAAAAGCTCTTGACCAATCTGGTTAACCTCTGACACCATTCCTGATCATTACTCCTGCTCCTGTCCTACAGACATAAAGAGATTGATCCCTTTCCTAAGAAATGCTACTGACATTTGTCTACTCACTTCTctccattccattcttcagcacAGAAGCTACAGTCAATCATCACTGCCAAAGTCTGGAACCTGTAAGTTCAGATCTCTGAATTGTGGAAGGATCGTCTAAGATGCATGCTTTGTAATTTGGCCCTAGGTGCAATGGAAGCTAGACAAGTTCTGCTTAGGACTTCATCTGTGCTCCAGGCTTCACTCCCATCAAAAACCCACATTTTAAAGCCCACATAGTAAATTGATGAATAAGAAGACTTTGGGCCAGTTTGGAATGGCAAGGTTGAGTCATAGTACAAGAGATTCATATTACTCTCTTATCATTCCAAGGTAAGAGAGGACTATGACTGTGTCATATTAATGTTTTAAATGACAAGAGGGATTTCTCCTTGTCTGCTTCTGAGCCTCCCAAACAGCTAACAGGGTAGACCAGGGTTTTCatcctgtgggccctggcctgtttccccttaagggggaggcagagaggaggcagtggcgcgatccccaggattgcaccactcagggggactgcaggggcttgggtacacttgccagagcctcctgcagcctccccagggtgcggggagccctacacggctgtccgcagggctccccaaatcttCATAAGTGagagtggagcaattgcactctgcttctgctaaaccggaaatggagcgcaattgctccactttcacttgtgacaCATCGAGGAGTCCTGCGGACAGCCGCGTacggctccctgcacccctgagaggctgcaggaggctctggtaagtgtacccaagcccttgcagcccccctgagcagcacgatcctggggatcgcaccgctgccttccccccacccctgcaaggacttactgcagctttcaaactccctgggagtttgaaaacagcagaggTAGACTATTGcaatctttaaaacacacacacacaaagacaaagACAAGAAGCTTATATGAGAATGTACAGGCAGGCTGACAAATGCATGTCATCAGGTTATTTTTCAGCACTTCACTTGAATGGGCAAACTAGATATTATAGCAATATGACCTCTGCCATTCTAAATTCCTATAAAACAAAGGGGTGGAGGCCATTGATGAGCAGGAGGGGAagctgcatctctctctcccccccccccaaatccatgaCTTTCTCCTTGAAACCACTTCTGCCCAGCTATTTGTCTCCAGGCAGGAATAAACTCTAGTCTTGGAGCTCCATCAGGAGAAAGATAACTGAATAAAGGTGCTTCAGCCCATATTTGTCCATACTATATATTGGACAATAAGCTATTCCTATAGCCTGCTAATCACCCCTCCATCCAGAGGGACTCTAATTTCATACCTGACAAGGAGATCAAGAAGATGAAATGCACAAATTTCTCCATCTCTGTCCAGGAGATCAAAAGAAGAACGTTCCTCACCAAAGGATGGGTCTTGCAAAAGAGCAAATCTTATGCCTTACTAGGCACAAAGGGCTAAGAACAGGAACTTCTGCTGACCTCCGTTTTGGATTAAGCAATAGTCTGCTGAAAAGTCTTGGCTGAAAATATGGGCATCAGCAATGATGTATAACAAAACTTGGCCTGGATTCTGAAAGGGGGCATCATAACATTCGTACTGACTGTCAATCATAGCCCATACACACTAGGCAAATTCAATTAAATCAAGATACTATTGAAGAACATAGGCCTAACTAAACCCAGACTGATATCTGAAGCACAGCCCAAGTATTATGTTCCTCCTTTATTTAAAGCATGCAGGCTAGCACACATAAGCCCCAACCTTCCCTTACTGCCAActttggcccaattctatccaattttccagtgctggtgcagctgtgccaatggggcatgcactgcatcttgtggtggggcagcagtcacagaggcctcctaaaggtatgggaacatttgttcccttacattaaggctgcattgcagctgcatcagtgctggaaaattggataggattgggcccttcaccTCCTCTACAGCCCAACCACTTCCGTAatctatttttgcccagcccacaggtgtacacattatggtccctgttgcacatgtgcaatattgggcagaaatggcttaatacaaGTGGGCATAGGAGAATAACGGAAGAAATTGTTCTGCTCCAAGCACTCTCCAGCATGACCTGGGTTAAGGAAGTAGCCAGGTAGTGGAGGAGATAAAGTTGCACATGTGATCCTGTTCTAATCGTGCTAGGAGGGGAGTGATTGAAACAGTATCACAGCAGTTCCACATTTTTCATTGTCATCATCACAAGCAATCATGGCAGCTGTGCTGGAGTTCATATGGGGTCACTAAGACCctgatcctcttcttgcttgAGAAAAAGAGTGGGGCAGAAGAAGGATGAAGTAGCAGGCTGGGTGGTGAATTGGTGGAGATGGTGGCCGGGCATGGAGTGCAAGGCACCCTCCCACCAATTTGCAGCTTCTCCCAGCCTGCCACCTGAAGCAGCTGTTTCACCCATCTTCATGAGTGGACCAGCTTCATCTCTTGCTTTAGAGAGTGTGATACAGAATCTCTTCATTCATGGGGCTTTACAAACGAACCATGTTTCCAGGAGAAAGTGAACACACTTCAGCATGTGACATACGTATTATACTGGACTTCCTTGTACAGATGTTGTCTACCTTCACACATGGACCGGAAATGCAGAGAATGTTATAGGCAGAAGATTCTGAAATGCAGCAATTTCTCAAAAGATATGAGGCTGGCAGAAATGTGCCCCATGTTGTTTTTGGCTCTTTCTGAAGTGCGAAACTTGCACTGCATACCTGCCCCAAGGCATACTCTGAGGATTCAAGTGACAGCTACCTTGTtgaagctaagggcccaatcctatccagcttcccactgctgatgcagccatgccaacagggcacggctctgcatcctgcagtgggagtcagtcatggaggtcttctcaaggtaagagcacatttgttcccttatcttggggttgggttgcagctgcattggcactggacagttggataggactcGGCCCTAAGTCATTCTAGGCCTGCTAAATGGGTTACCAACTGGGAACCCCaagtaaaccaccctgagctccagaactgaaaaaggcaggccacaaaaataaataataaatctgagCTCCTCAGGACAACATGTTGGGTATATCATGCTATGGTGTCTTCTGGAATGTGGATGGTAGTTGACCACTGGAACTGGCTTGAAGGGGACAAACTCACAGATCCATAGAATGGCTTTCCATATACAGTCTTGGTTGAGTTCAGGACTGGAGCCAGAGTTTGgctgatgcagcctctgctgcatttgGTGGACTGTCTGAGGACTGGTAAATacgttttttacttacctccttcaCCACACCTTGGTCTCCAATGCATCTACACAGACCTACACCAGTTATTTTGTTGACATAAATGTGTTAGGTCAAAAGGCGCATGTTAGGACCAGGGTGGGGGCTCTGAATCGTGTGAATGCGTCTGCTGCTGACATCCGCTGTGCCCCACATTCAACCTGGACCTGACCTGTTCCATTCACTGCTCCAATCTGCTGCACTACCACCTTACATGCTCCAACAGCCAGTCTTCTGCTCACCACTGCTAGCATGGGCTTTACTGGCTTCTGTACCATTGACAGTGAGCTGCCTGCCATTGGAGTGGCTCATGTGATGGCAGCCCATACAATGTGATGGCAGATTGTAAGAACTGCCATCATAcggtgaggataggattgagctgttataatttttttttttgtaaaactgttGTTTCCATTTGTGACATGAAAATCTCTTTTAAGAAGAAAATTcactgcagttaaaaaaaaatgaaaccatggTAGCTGGTGCTCTCCAAAATGTGATGAGAAGATCTCTAGACCCCCTATTGTTCTTTTCTTCTCCACTTCCTATTTTACTCCCTTTTCTTCCTTTGTAAATCAAAGGGAGGGATAAGCAGTGAATTGCCTCAGTGAGGGATTGCTTTTCTGAAGGTGGCAGCTGCCCAACCCCATATAGCAGCAATGGATGAGCAGAGCAGCTGGCAGAGGTGCTCTCATGGCAGTGGGGGTATGTGCCCACacttgaggcaactgcttcagtgcaCCTCATGGGCAGACTGGCAGTTGTCACCGAGAAGCCGTTGGAGCCACCCCAATCAACTGCTTGAGGCAACTACGCCTGTGTGTCTCATGGGAGGACTGGCCCTGGAAACTGCTGATTTCCCAGTCACCTATATAAAGCTCCACCTAGAAATGTGGCTGCCTCACCTGGCTGGCAAGGCTGGCTACAACCTTGAATAGTCAGTTCCTTTGGGAAGAGAAATAACCCATCATGTCCCTGAATAAttatttaagggtgcaatcctaacctctttccagcgctgacataagggcaatgcagctctgaggtaagggaacaaacattcccttgctctgaaga from Tiliqua scincoides isolate rTilSci1 chromosome 4, rTilSci1.hap2, whole genome shotgun sequence encodes the following:
- the LOC136649492 gene encoding triggering receptor expressed on myeloid cells 2-like isoform X2; amino-acid sequence: MEKFVHFIFLISLSETYVSEETVVVNGVEGKSISINCTYNPKENQWREKSWCKHISKTECQYIVSARRFWMQFLKKRNGTTSISDNIQEGILTVTINPLKLQDAGLYQCKTDFLGTKNTLCKVEVNVLPAGIWETEAEEEPRVIHSISRPSDVGINLYFLLAGFLGCKLLVATLILIIVKSKMNRTEDENRRENEHQLFPIAA
- the LOC136649492 gene encoding triggering receptor expressed on myeloid cells 2-like isoform X1, with the translated sequence MEKFVHFIFLISLSETYVSEETVVVNGVEGKSISINCTYNPKENQWREKSWCKHISKTECQYIVSARRFWMQFLKKRNGTTSISDNIQEGILTVTINPLKLQDAGLYQCKTDFLGTKNTLCKVEVNVLPAGIWETEAEEEPRVIHSISSRPSDVGINLYFLLAGFLGCKLLVATLILIIVKSKMNRTEDENRRENEHQLFPIAA